TATCCTTACCGGAAGTGGAGAAAAATCTTTTGTAGCGGGAGCTGATATCAAGGAATTCAGCGACTTCGGACAGGAAAGAGCGGAAGAACTTGCAAGAAACGGACAAAATATATTGTTCAACAAAATTGAAAACATGTCTAAACCTGTCATTGCAGCCGTAAACGGTTTTGCATTAGGAGGAGGTTTGGAGCTTGCCATGGCATGCCACATCAGATACGCATCGGAAAACGCCAGATTAGGACTTCCTGAGGTAACTCTTGGATTAATCCCGGGATACGGAGGAACTCAAAGGCTTCCAAAGCTTGTAGGAAAAGGTATTGCCAATGAAATGATCTTCTCTGCCAAAATGATCGCTGCTCAAAAAGCAAAAGAGATCGGGCTGGTAAATGAAGTATACCCTATTGAAGAATTATTAACCAAAACGAAAGAATTAGCAAACACTATTGCCTACAATTCACCAATGGCAATATCAAAGGCTATAAATGCCGTGAATTTATCTGACACGGAGAAAGGTTTTGAAACTGAAATCAAATATTTCGGGGAACTTTTTGAAATGGAAGATAAGAAAGAAGGAGTTACTGCGTTTCTAGAGAAGAGAAAGCCGAACTTCTAAACTTTCTAAAAGATTTTAATCCAAATTATTTCGAAAAAAACAATGCTGTGGTATGAATAAGTTTGATAAAGCTTATCTAAAAATGGCTCAGGAATGGGCAAAACTCTCCTACTGTAAGAGAAAACAGGTGGGAGCTCTTATCGTAAAAGATAGGATGATTATTTCAGATGGTTACAACGGGACTCCTTCGGGATTCGAAAACTGCTGTGAAGATGGAGAAGGAAAAACACACTGGTACGTATTGCATGCTGAAGCCAACGCTATATTAAAGCTGGCCGCTTCTACTCAATCTGCAAAGGGAGCAACGTTATATCTGACGCTTTCTCCTTGTAAAGAATGCAGTAAACTGATTCTGCAGGCAGGAATTACGAGACTGGTGTATATTAATGAGTATTCGGATGACGATGGAATATCGTTCCTAAGAAACCATAACATTGAAATAGAACAAATATCGGACTGTGAACTAAAAAAATAAGCACAAATGACTTGGGATGAAAAGATCAAAGATTTTGAAATATTTCTTCGTTTCGAAAGAAATTTTTCAGAAAACACGCTCGACGCCTACGTTCGGGACATTAAGAAATTAAAAGATTACGCACAAGAGGATCTGGAAAATGTCGGTCCAGACTCTATCGGTTACGAAAACCTGCAGGAATACATTTTCAATCTTTCCAAACAGAAATTCAGTGAGAGATCACAGGCAAGGTGGATATCTTCCATCAAAGCTTTTTTCAAATTTCTACTTGAAGATGAATATCGTGAAGACAATCCTGCTGCGTTACTTGAAGGCCCTAAACTGGGATTATACCTACCTGATACTTTAAGCCTGCCTGATATCAACAAAATTATCGCTGCTATTGAGGTCAATACAGATCTTGGAAAAAGAAACCACTGCATCATAGAGGTACTATATGGGTGTGGACTTCGCGTTTCTGAACTGATTGATCTGAAGATCTCCAATATCAACTTTAAAGAGCAATATATCAAGGTAAATGGAAAAGGAAACAAAACCCGTTTTGTTCCTTTGGCCGACTATACCGCTGATTTGCTGGAAACTTATATCAAAGAGGTACGTTCTAAAGGTAAGATCAATAAGAAATATGAAGATACTCTGTTTTTGAACAGCCGTGGGACCTCTATGTCCAGAGTAATCGTATTTCTTATCATTAAAGAACTTACAGATAAAGCAGGGGTTAACAAAAAAATATCTCCACACACCTTCAGACATTCATTTGCTACGCATTTACTGCAGAATGGAGCAGATCTCCGCTATATTCAGGAAATGCTGGGACACTCCAGTATTACCACAACGGAAATCTATACACATCTGAAAACAGAAGAATTAAGGGATGTTATTTTGAGTTATCACCCGAGAAATATTAATATTGCTCAATGAAACTATTGAAATATTGCCCAAGCTGTGGCAAAGAGTCCTTACACTGGGACGGTGAAAAGAAATGGAGCTGTCCGGAATGTGGTTTTACTTTGTATAATAATGTGGCAGGTGCCGTGGCGGTTGTCATAAGATGTGGTAACGAAATTTACCTTACCCGAAGAAACAGAGATCCTAAAAAAGGAAAACTCGATCTTGCCGGAGGATTCGTTGACCCTAAAGAAAGTGCAGAGGAAACCTGTAAAAGAGAACTTTTTGAAGAACTTCAGCTTGACATCGATATTTCTAACCTGAAATACCTTACCAGCCTCCCTAATATCTATCAATACAAGGAAATCGATTACAATACCATCGATCTCTTTTATGAGTATAATGTTTCGGAAAAGTTTGAGGTAAATCTTGAACTCACAGAGATCTCAGAAGCGGTATGGATTCCTTTACAGGAGCTAGACCTTGAAGATATTGCTTTTGATTCTCAGAAGAGATTTTTTGAGAGCTATTTAAAGAAATAATTTTTGTAATATATTCTCTCGCAGATTTTGCAGATCCAGCAGATGATTGTGTTTTTACAATCTGCTCAATTTGCAAAATCTGCGAGAGTTTTTTTGTTATAAAATTTAATAGGTTTTAGCCTTAAGCATTTCTTCAAAATACTGAATCAGCAATGCTCTTTCTGCTTCTGAAAGATTGGCCTCTTTATGATAGACAATATAGCCCGGCATTGGCATTGCCTTGCTTTGGATAGTCTGAATAGATTTAGTAATCATATTCTCCTTCAAATCCTTATTATACGTTTCCCAGGTAGAAAAGTTAAGGTGTTCTCTGCCTTCATTTACATGGCTTTTTACAGACCATGATACAGGTGCAATAAAAGCATATTTCGGATAAACTGTTTCATTGGAATGGCAGTCATAACATGCATTTTTAAGCAGTGTTCCAATCTTTTCGGGTGTTTTCCTTGCATCAACGAAATTCGTTGCAAAATCAACCGGTTTATTGGTCCTGTCAATAGGAAAAAACTGAATCAGGGCAAAACCCACCAATATCCAAAATATGATTTTCTTAGCCATTTTCATCTGCTTACTTTGCCGGAGTTAAAACAGCATTACCGGATTTAAATTCTTTTTTCAGCGGTGCCTTCGTTGTCGTAGGTGTTACAGGCTGTGGAGTTTCTGATACCGGAATAGAGGTTGATGTTGGTGCCGAAGCTCCTGATGCTGATTTAGGGCTATCGAGTGTTCTGGTATCCTTCAGATCCCAATCTTCTCTTGTTTCCCACAATCCTCTTACGATCACTTTTTTATGGAAGATATATGCATCTTCAGCAAATACATCATTAGCGAAATCTGCTTCATCCCAGTATTTATTTCCGTTATTATCTACCAGAATTCTTACAATATATTCTGCAGGTCTCAATATATCAAACTTTACTTTGTCACCTTTTATATATTTCTGATAGGCAATTTTGTCCGAAGAATCTATCAGCTGAATCCAATAATTTGCTTCCGGAGCATTTGAAATAGAGAACTCAACACTTCCAAACTGATCTATTTTAGCAACATCAAAGTCGAAACGCTTTGATTGGCTATTTTTTGTATAGAATGAAGATACGGTTTCCTTAGGAACAGTAAGTTCATAGCTTTTTCCCATCACAAAATCCGATTGAACATGGATCTGATAAGGATTTGTTTCTGAAATTTTAGCTGTGAATGGTATAGTTGTTAAACTGTCGCCTTTGATTTTTAATGTCCATTTTGAAGGATCAATTTTATCTACAATATAGTTTGATGCAAGCTTTAAATCTGCTTTTGGAGCGATTGAAGTTCCATCATTATCGCTCACGACATCCATCGCATTCTTCTTATTATATCTGTAAAATAAAGAAACGCTGTAGGCACTATCTTTTTTCGGACCTTTATTATGAGTAAACGTGAGTTTTTCATTCGCTGTCTGCCCCACATCATCTTTTACTGCATCAAACCAAATTCTGACAGAGTCGGATTTTGGGTTATGCGTTATTTTGATATCTTTTATTTTCTCATTCAGTGACTGAACTTTTACGTCATCAGGATTTCCTTCAAATGTCATCAAAGCTCCTCCTGCGATTTCTTTCATTTCCACATATTTCACTGCTTTTTTGGAAGGATATACTTTTAAATTCAATCCTGAAATAGATTTCTCTACATTTACAGGATCCTTCTGAAACCCAACCTTTTCTTTTCCCGGGTCATACATAGAATTTCCGTTCTCGTCGTCAAAAGCAATAATTTTATATTTTCCAGGGGTAAGATAATTCAGTTCATAATACCCATCTTCATCTACCTTGGTGATATAGTAAGGTTTTTTCTTATAATCCATTGTATCTTTTACCTGATACAATCCAACCACAAGCTTATTTTCTGTTGTTGTTCCCGTTTTCTTTTTAATATCCATTGCATCTTTTACCTCACCACTGATGTAAAGATCATCCAGTTTGTCTCCCGTAGAAAAAGCAAAATTAAAATACCTCAGTATATTCGACTCGTTATTATCTACAATAGAATTTCCGAAATTGAAATTATAAGTTGTATTGGCCTGAAGAGTATCCGTCCATTGGATCAGCACAAACTTGTTGGCTATATTTGAAGGAAGAATCCTCGTTATCCCTTTAATAGGAGGTGAAATAATCAGGTTTTTATTGATATCCTTCAATGTCACATATTCATCAAAATCCAGACGGAGCTCGTGAATATCTTTTTTGACGTTAATTCTTGTAGTATCAATGTTTGAACTTAAAAACCTTGGCGCTAGAGTATCTTTAGGCCCTCCAACAGGAGATCCCACTCTTGCACATGAATGTACAAGAAAACAGATAACAAATAATAAAAGAAACCTTTTCATGAAAATGTTTAAGCAAAAATAAACATTATTCTCCAAAAACTTCCTGTCCGGAATTTAAAGTATCTTTATTGTCATGCATAACGGTGTGCAGCTTCTCCTTCTGTAAAGGAAAATCCTCGAATAATCCGGATAATGCAAGGGCTGTATATACTTTGTTTGAATATTTGTTTCCGATAGCCACGATGGTAACTTTAGATTTTAAAAGGTGGGCAAATACAGAGTTTGTACCATGCCACCATCCATTATGATACGTCAGCTTTTCACCATTATCAAAAATTTTCATCCTGAATCCTAAACCATAGTTATTCATTCCTGCCTTTTCATTACTGTAAGGAGTGAAAACCATTTGCATCAGTTCTGGTTTCAGAAAGTTTTTCGAAAACATTGCTTTTGAGAAATTGTACAAATCTCTTGGGGTAGTGTACACATTTTTGTCACCATAAATAAGATCCAGTCTGTCTAAAGGATACAATTTATTTCCCCCATAATAAAAAGACTGTGAAGCTGTTGGAATATCTTTTTCCTGGAAGATGTAAGTATTATTCATTTTCAACGGAGTGAAAACCATTTCTTTCATCGCCTGCGGGAAAGGAGTTTTTGTTACTTTTTCAACCAATAAAGCCAATAAAGCAAAGTTGGTATTACAGTACATAAATCCTGTATCGGTATCTCTTGCCAGATCAGGTTTGTATTTAATAATCATATTCAATACATCCTGGTTCGTAATAAACGGTTTGGAAAGTTCTGCCGGTACAGGCTGTATTTTAGGAATAAAATATTCGTATTTCGGAAGACCGCTTCTTTGATCCAATAAAGTCTGAACGGTAACATTCGGATATGGAAATCCCGGAAAAAATTGGGTAAGATGGTCTGTAAGTTTTATTTTTCCTGCCTCAATAAGTTTCATCATTGCCATTGCTGTTAATGTTTTTGAAACCGAAGCTACATGTAAAGGTGTATTTTTATCAATCGGCATCTGATTGCCTTCTCTTCCAAAACCTCTGTAGTTTTCGTAAAGAATCTCATCTCCTTTAGCAACTAAAATTCCACCGCTAAGATCTCCTCCATCCCATATTTTTTTGTAATACTGATCTATATAACTTACTGTTGTCTGCCTGTTCAGAAGCTGTCCATCACCTTTAGTGAAAATGTCCCCAAGATCTACGTTTCCATAGTTAGGAAGATTGGTTGCATTCTCTGCTGAAGCTTCTGTGGCTTCAGACTTTTTTTTACAAGAAAATATTGATAAAAGAACAGTTAGGATAAGTACAAAATTACGCTTCGTCATGAGATTCAAAATGAGCGGCAATTTAATAAAACTCAAAAATAAATAATAAATAAGATAGGCATATTATGAATTATTTAACATAAATGAGAGTGAAAATCGCGAATAGATAAAATAGCCAAGATGACCAGAAGCAAAAATTTGTTTTCTAAACAGGAAGACCCTTTTTTCTGTGGAGAAAATCATTTCTAAGATTTCTTCAATTGTTATTGGTGTCCAAATCATGATTACAGAGTTTCTTACTTGTTTAAAAATCAATATAAAATTGAAAATATACGAAAAAGCGAATTTACTTTTTGTAAATCCGCCTTTAGCTTTTATTTTCTTCGTTTATTAGCTTAACAATGTGAAGCTACAATTTTATCCACAATAAACTGGGCCAGTTTTTCTTTACTCTGATGCGTCCATCCGGCAATATGTGGTGTTACAATCGCTTTTTCGGATTCAAGAAGGTATTTTAGATTTTCATTTTCTGCTTCAATATTTTCGAAAGAAGACTTTTCATATTCCAATACATCAAGACAGGTGCCTTTTACTTTTCCTGATTTCAATCCTTCTACTAAACTTTTAGTTTTCACATTTTTTCCTCTTGCCGTATTGACAAAATAGAAGTCATTTTTCATCTCTGCAATGAAATTTTCGTCAATAAGATAATGAGTTTCTGAAGTCAAAGGAATATGTAAACTTAAAACCTCTGCAGACTGCTTCAGCTCTTCCAGTGAAACCTGTGTTGCATATTCATCCGAAAGATCAGGGAGTATATCATGGAAGATCACTTTACATCCGAATCCTGAAAGCCTTTTAGCAGTTGCCTTCCCCATATTTCCATATCCGATAAGCCCCACAGTTTTTCCCAGCAATTCATCTCCTCTGTTTTCTTCACGCTTCCAGATCCCGTTTTTCACTTCCTGAGAAGCAATAAAAAGTCTGTTCATGATCACAAGCAGCATTCCTACCACATGCTCTGCTACAGAATCTCTGTTTCCTTCCGGAGAATTGATC
The window above is part of the Chryseobacterium sp. MA9 genome. Proteins encoded here:
- a CDS encoding serine hydrolase, whose product is MTKRNFVLILTVLLSIFSCKKKSEATEASAENATNLPNYGNVDLGDIFTKGDGQLLNRQTTVSYIDQYYKKIWDGGDLSGGILVAKGDEILYENYRGFGREGNQMPIDKNTPLHVASVSKTLTAMAMMKLIEAGKIKLTDHLTQFFPGFPYPNVTVQTLLDQRSGLPKYEYFIPKIQPVPAELSKPFITNQDVLNMIIKYKPDLARDTDTGFMYCNTNFALLALLVEKVTKTPFPQAMKEMVFTPLKMNNTYIFQEKDIPTASQSFYYGGNKLYPLDRLDLIYGDKNVYTTPRDLYNFSKAMFSKNFLKPELMQMVFTPYSNEKAGMNNYGLGFRMKIFDNGEKLTYHNGWWHGTNSVFAHLLKSKVTIVAIGNKYSNKVYTALALSGLFEDFPLQKEKLHTVMHDNKDTLNSGQEVFGE
- a CDS encoding dCMP deaminase family protein, encoding MNKFDKAYLKMAQEWAKLSYCKRKQVGALIVKDRMIISDGYNGTPSGFENCCEDGEGKTHWYVLHAEANAILKLAASTQSAKGATLYLTLSPCKECSKLILQAGITRLVYINEYSDDDGISFLRNHNIEIEQISDCELKK
- a CDS encoding NUDIX domain-containing protein, yielding MKLLKYCPSCGKESLHWDGEKKWSCPECGFTLYNNVAGAVAVVIRCGNEIYLTRRNRDPKKGKLDLAGGFVDPKESAEETCKRELFEELQLDIDISNLKYLTSLPNIYQYKEIDYNTIDLFYEYNVSEKFEVNLELTEISEAVWIPLQELDLEDIAFDSQKRFFESYLKK
- a CDS encoding heme-binding domain-containing protein, producing the protein MKMAKKIIFWILVGFALIQFFPIDRTNKPVDFATNFVDARKTPEKIGTLLKNACYDCHSNETVYPKYAFIAPVSWSVKSHVNEGREHLNFSTWETYNKDLKENMITKSIQTIQSKAMPMPGYIVYHKEANLSEAERALLIQYFEEMLKAKTY
- a CDS encoding Ig-like domain-containing protein; this translates as MKRFLLLFVICFLVHSCARVGSPVGGPKDTLAPRFLSSNIDTTRINVKKDIHELRLDFDEYVTLKDINKNLIISPPIKGITRILPSNIANKFVLIQWTDTLQANTTYNFNFGNSIVDNNESNILRYFNFAFSTGDKLDDLYISGEVKDAMDIKKKTGTTTENKLVVGLYQVKDTMDYKKKPYYITKVDEDGYYELNYLTPGKYKIIAFDDENGNSMYDPGKEKVGFQKDPVNVEKSISGLNLKVYPSKKAVKYVEMKEIAGGALMTFEGNPDDVKVQSLNEKIKDIKITHNPKSDSVRIWFDAVKDDVGQTANEKLTFTHNKGPKKDSAYSVSLFYRYNKKNAMDVVSDNDGTSIAPKADLKLASNYIVDKIDPSKWTLKIKGDSLTTIPFTAKISETNPYQIHVQSDFVMGKSYELTVPKETVSSFYTKNSQSKRFDFDVAKIDQFGSVEFSISNAPEANYWIQLIDSSDKIAYQKYIKGDKVKFDILRPAEYIVRILVDNNGNKYWDEADFANDVFAEDAYIFHKKVIVRGLWETREDWDLKDTRTLDSPKSASGASAPTSTSIPVSETPQPVTPTTTKAPLKKEFKSGNAVLTPAK
- a CDS encoding 2-hydroxyacid dehydrogenase, whose translation is MKILLLDKNHPLITEQLIAKNFILEEDFTSSYDEVCDKIGNYDGIIIRSRIPLDQNFLEKGKNLKFIARVGAGMENIDIPVAEKLGIQLINSPEGNRDSVAEHVVGMLLVIMNRLFIASQEVKNGIWKREENRGDELLGKTVGLIGYGNMGKATAKRLSGFGCKVIFHDILPDLSDEYATQVSLEELKQSAEVLSLHIPLTSETHYLIDENFIAEMKNDFYFVNTARGKNVKTKSLVEGLKSGKVKGTCLDVLEYEKSSFENIEAENENLKYLLESEKAIVTPHIAGWTHQSKEKLAQFIVDKIVASHC
- a CDS encoding enoyl-CoA hydratase-related protein: MSYENILLKKEDKLSIITINRPESLNALNAKTIQEISTALDELNADTSCRVIILTGSGEKSFVAGADIKEFSDFGQERAEELARNGQNILFNKIENMSKPVIAAVNGFALGGGLELAMACHIRYASENARLGLPEVTLGLIPGYGGTQRLPKLVGKGIANEMIFSAKMIAAQKAKEIGLVNEVYPIEELLTKTKELANTIAYNSPMAISKAINAVNLSDTEKGFETEIKYFGELFEMEDKKEGVTAFLEKRKPNF
- the xerD gene encoding site-specific tyrosine recombinase XerD — protein: MTWDEKIKDFEIFLRFERNFSENTLDAYVRDIKKLKDYAQEDLENVGPDSIGYENLQEYIFNLSKQKFSERSQARWISSIKAFFKFLLEDEYREDNPAALLEGPKLGLYLPDTLSLPDINKIIAAIEVNTDLGKRNHCIIEVLYGCGLRVSELIDLKISNINFKEQYIKVNGKGNKTRFVPLADYTADLLETYIKEVRSKGKINKKYEDTLFLNSRGTSMSRVIVFLIIKELTDKAGVNKKISPHTFRHSFATHLLQNGADLRYIQEMLGHSSITTTEIYTHLKTEELRDVILSYHPRNINIAQ